From the genome of Thermocrinis jamiesonii, one region includes:
- a CDS encoding flavin reductase family protein, translated as MELEVSNLPSDELYKLITQWVAPRPIAWVSTTNKEGIINLAPFSFFNLVCDEPPVVMLSISKREDGTQKDTARNILETGEFVVNFVEWSLLEKVKLTGEDFPPSVSELELAGLTPEPSKKVKPPRVKESPASFECRLIKHMELFNYDVIFGEVVFLVVRKECVKRVGRIGESFCNCVA; from the coding sequence ATGGAACTTGAAGTTAGTAATCTACCTTCTGATGAGCTTTACAAACTCATAACTCAATGGGTCGCACCAAGGCCCATAGCTTGGGTATCCACAACAAACAAAGAGGGAATAATAAACTTAGCCCCTTTCAGCTTTTTTAACCTTGTGTGCGATGAACCGCCGGTGGTTATGCTCTCCATTAGCAAAAGGGAAGATGGAACACAAAAGGACACTGCAAGGAACATCTTGGAGACAGGAGAGTTTGTGGTGAATTTTGTAGAGTGGAGCCTTCTGGAAAAGGTAAAACTTACAGGAGAGGACTTTCCACCTTCCGTTAGCGAGCTTGAACTGGCTGGGCTTACTCCCGAACCTTCAAAGAAGGTAAAACCACCGAGAGTTAAAGAATCTCCCGCAAGCTTTGAGTGTAGGCTTATAAAGCATATGGAGTTGTTTAATTACGACGTTATATTTGGTGAAGTGGTATTTTTGGTGGTAAGGAAAGAATGCGTTAAGAGGGTGGGAAGAATAGGAGAGAGTTTTTGTAATTGTGTAGCTTGA
- the serS gene encoding serine--tRNA ligase — translation MLDIEVIRKQPDFVKDRLRLRKEDYVKLIDKVLELDRKRRDILKELESLRAERNRLSKEIGKLKSQGINTESIEAKVKELRERIEKLEDELSGVEGELMHTMLLLPNLPDESVPFGKDESENVEVRRWGTIREFDFEPRAHYEIGELLGILDFERGASLSGSRFTVMWGWGAKLERALINFMLDFHTSRGYKEVWVPHLVRPEILQGTGQLPKFEDDVYKCEKDGLYLIPTAEVPLTNLFRDQILEEKDLPIYLTAYTPCYRREAGAYGKDIRGIIRQHQFDKVELVKIVHPEKSNEELERLTADAEEILKLLGLPYRVVMLCTGDLGFASAKTYDIEVWFPSQNKYREISSCSNCTDFQARRMNTRFKDSSGRKRFVHTLNGSGLAVGRTLAAILENYQQKDGSVIIPEVLRDYVKADVIKPDGT, via the coding sequence ATGCTTGACATAGAAGTCATAAGAAAACAGCCAGATTTTGTAAAGGACAGGCTACGCCTTAGAAAGGAAGATTACGTAAAGCTAATAGACAAAGTGCTTGAGCTTGATAGAAAAAGAAGAGATATTCTAAAAGAGCTTGAATCCCTTCGGGCTGAAAGGAATAGACTGAGTAAAGAGATAGGGAAGTTGAAATCTCAGGGTATAAACACAGAAAGCATTGAAGCAAAGGTTAAGGAGCTTAGGGAAAGAATAGAAAAGCTGGAGGATGAGCTTTCGGGAGTTGAAGGAGAGCTGATGCATACTATGTTACTTTTGCCTAATTTACCTGATGAAAGCGTTCCTTTTGGAAAGGATGAGTCGGAAAATGTGGAAGTCAGAAGATGGGGCACTATAAGGGAGTTTGACTTTGAGCCAAGGGCTCACTACGAAATAGGAGAGCTTCTCGGCATATTGGATTTTGAAAGGGGTGCCAGCTTGTCTGGTAGCAGGTTTACGGTTATGTGGGGCTGGGGGGCTAAACTGGAAAGGGCTCTTATTAACTTTATGTTGGATTTTCACACAAGCAGGGGATACAAAGAGGTTTGGGTTCCCCATCTTGTAAGACCAGAAATACTTCAGGGCACAGGCCAACTGCCTAAGTTTGAAGACGATGTTTATAAGTGTGAAAAGGATGGGCTTTACTTAATACCCACGGCGGAGGTTCCTCTTACCAATCTCTTTAGGGACCAAATCCTTGAAGAGAAAGACCTGCCCATATACCTAACAGCTTACACTCCTTGCTACAGAAGGGAAGCAGGAGCTTATGGAAAAGATATAAGGGGCATAATAAGACAACACCAATTTGATAAGGTGGAACTTGTAAAAATTGTTCATCCTGAAAAGTCCAACGAAGAGCTGGAAAGGCTAACTGCAGATGCAGAAGAAATTCTAAAACTGCTTGGACTTCCCTACAGGGTTGTAATGCTATGCACGGGTGATTTAGGCTTTGCTTCTGCAAAGACGTATGACATAGAAGTGTGGTTTCCTTCTCAGAATAAATACAGAGAGATTTCTTCCTGTTCCAACTGCACCGACTTTCAGGCAAGGCGTATGAACACGCGGTTCAAAGACTCTTCCGGAAGGAAAAGGTTTGTTCATACCCTAAACGGTTCGGGTTTAGCGGTAGGAAGAACACTTGCAGCCATACTGGAGAACTACCAACAGAAAGACGGCTCGGTGATAATACCAGAGGTGCTTAGGGATTACGTCAAGGCGGATGTGATAAAACCCGATGGAACTTGA
- a CDS encoding SPOR domain-containing protein, protein MKLLLIILLFIFSCASVRQEKDAKNWQYYYDLGMSSLLVKNYSEAITNFFLASQIAPNEPKVWNALGIAYMEVLEYHKAENAFRKALEVDKKFTEAKLNLGILYFRKKDYEKALNEIKEALNDEAFPNKHVAFYYLAKIYKVMGNQSLYFENLKKATIYNPMFLDAQFELANAYEEVGDYKSALDVYRNLVSNGVNSPQIQLNMARLMFYLEDYKNAKLYIRKIMEDRQAEANLKTQAYDLLSQILIKEQERLLNKHDLPKESQTPEQKEKAIRIQLGAFSSEDRAKAWKEKLEKNIGIKGLTIVEQLGIYKVLYGDFKSRTEAESYLERLRNHNIYGFIVQDD, encoded by the coding sequence ATGAAGCTCTTATTAATCATATTGCTGTTTATCTTTTCATGTGCAAGCGTTCGGCAAGAAAAGGATGCTAAAAATTGGCAATATTACTACGATCTGGGCATGTCTTCTCTGTTGGTAAAAAACTACTCAGAGGCTATAACCAACTTCTTTTTGGCTTCTCAGATAGCACCCAATGAGCCTAAGGTATGGAATGCCTTAGGAATTGCTTACATGGAGGTTTTAGAATACCATAAGGCGGAGAACGCATTTAGAAAAGCTTTGGAGGTAGATAAAAAATTTACAGAAGCGAAACTAAACTTAGGAATACTTTACTTTAGGAAAAAGGACTACGAAAAGGCTTTAAATGAAATTAAGGAAGCGCTCAACGACGAGGCGTTTCCTAACAAACACGTAGCTTTTTATTATTTAGCGAAGATATACAAGGTTATGGGCAACCAATCCCTTTACTTTGAGAACTTAAAGAAGGCGACCATTTACAATCCAATGTTTTTAGACGCTCAGTTTGAACTTGCCAATGCTTACGAAGAAGTGGGAGATTACAAATCTGCCTTGGATGTTTATAGGAACCTTGTCAGCAACGGTGTGAATAGTCCGCAAATACAACTCAATATGGCTCGGTTGATGTTTTACTTGGAAGATTACAAAAATGCCAAGCTCTACATAAGAAAAATAATGGAAGATAGACAAGCGGAGGCAAATCTAAAAACTCAAGCTTATGACCTACTTAGTCAGATCTTAATAAAAGAGCAGGAAAGGCTACTAAATAAGCACGATTTGCCTAAGGAAAGTCAAACACCAGAGCAAAAAGAAAAGGCTATAAGAATACAATTGGGAGCTTTTTCCTCTGAGGATAGGGCTAAAGCATGGAAAGAAAAATTGGAAAAAAATATAGGCATCAAGGGCTTAACGATTGTAGAACAGCTTGGAATATACAAGGTGCTTTATGGAGATTTTAAAAGCAGAACGGAAGCAGAGAGTTATCTTGAAAGATTAAGAAACCACAACATATACGGCTTTATAGTTCAAGATGATTGA
- the hisB gene encoding imidazoleglycerol-phosphate dehydratase HisB, translating into MRKSKILRETKETTVELEINLDGSGVFKVDTPIGFLTHMVESFAKHGRFDLNLKAKGDIHVSYHHTVEDVGITLGMAVLEALGDKKGIQRYGYSIIPMDEALVLCSIDLSGRPLFFYEDLGLRGKITDFDFELIWEFFKGFALESKSTLHIKVLSGKILHHVAEACFKAFALSLKQAVSLVGGGIPSTKEYL; encoded by the coding sequence ATGAGAAAATCCAAGATTTTGAGAGAAACTAAGGAAACTACAGTAGAGCTTGAGATAAATTTGGACGGTAGCGGAGTTTTCAAAGTGGATACACCAATAGGGTTTTTAACTCATATGGTAGAGTCCTTTGCAAAACACGGGAGGTTTGACTTAAACCTAAAAGCCAAAGGAGACATACATGTATCCTATCATCACACCGTGGAAGACGTGGGAATAACCTTGGGAATGGCGGTACTTGAAGCCTTGGGAGACAAAAAGGGTATTCAAAGATACGGATACAGCATAATTCCTATGGACGAAGCCTTGGTGTTGTGCAGTATAGATCTGTCTGGCAGACCGCTTTTTTTCTACGAAGATTTAGGTTTGCGAGGGAAGATTACAGACTTTGACTTTGAACTTATATGGGAATTCTTCAAAGGCTTTGCCTTAGAATCCAAAAGCACATTGCACATAAAGGTTTTATCCGGAAAAATACTCCATCATGTTGCAGAAGCATGCTTTAAAGCCTTTGCCCTTTCCTTAAAACAAGCAGTATCCTTAGTCGGAGGAGGAATACCTTCTACAAAGGAATACTTATAG